Proteins encoded within one genomic window of Halocatena marina:
- a CDS encoding acyl-CoA dehydrogenase family protein, whose translation MDFELSDEQTQIRDEVRRFAENEIAPVAQEYDVEEKFPFEVLETATEMGLTGANIPMEYGGAEYSALDTAIIIEELFAVDPGIALSITATTFGSDAIIEYGTEEQKEKFLAPIASGEAIMGAAISEPDTGSDVSSVSTNAEKDGDEWVINGNKMWITNGSVGDFFVVMCETDPDAEGRYNGFSQIVVESDRDGFTSEKITGKLGIRASDTAELIFDDVRVPEENLVGTRGMGFLQLMQFFDITRTMVAAQGVGIAKGAAERSLEYAQEREQFGRPIGDFQSIQHKIADMHTRTEAARQLTYKSAWSVEHSDEQLTTLASMAKEFASRVAVDCANEAVQIHGGSGYVNDFDVERLYRDAKITQIYEGTTEIQKNIIARELMDKGF comes from the coding sequence ATGGATTTCGAATTATCCGACGAGCAGACACAAATCAGAGATGAGGTCCGTCGTTTTGCGGAGAATGAGATTGCACCTGTCGCCCAAGAGTACGACGTTGAGGAGAAGTTCCCATTCGAAGTCCTAGAGACCGCAACGGAGATGGGCTTGACCGGAGCGAACATTCCGATGGAGTACGGCGGCGCTGAGTACAGCGCGCTCGATACGGCCATCATCATCGAGGAGCTGTTCGCCGTCGATCCCGGTATTGCTCTCTCGATCACAGCAACCACGTTCGGGAGCGACGCTATCATCGAATACGGAACAGAAGAGCAAAAAGAGAAGTTCCTCGCCCCGATTGCGAGCGGCGAGGCGATCATGGGTGCGGCAATCTCCGAACCCGACACTGGCTCCGACGTGTCCTCGGTGTCAACCAATGCCGAAAAAGACGGCGACGAGTGGGTCATCAACGGCAACAAGATGTGGATCACCAACGGCTCTGTGGGTGATTTCTTCGTTGTCATGTGTGAGACCGACCCCGACGCCGAAGGTCGATACAACGGATTCTCTCAGATCGTCGTCGAGTCCGACCGCGACGGATTTACGAGCGAGAAGATCACGGGGAAACTCGGAATCCGAGCAAGCGATACGGCCGAACTCATCTTCGATGACGTGCGTGTCCCCGAAGAGAACCTCGTCGGTACGCGTGGGATGGGCTTCCTCCAGCTCATGCAGTTCTTCGACATCACACGGACGATGGTAGCTGCACAGGGCGTGGGAATCGCGAAAGGTGCTGCAGAACGGTCACTGGAATACGCACAAGAACGCGAGCAGTTCGGCCGTCCGATCGGCGACTTCCAGTCCATCCAGCATAAGATCGCCGACATGCACACTCGAACCGAAGCAGCCAGACAGCTCACGTACAAGTCCGCGTGGAGCGTCGAACACTCGGACGAACAGCTGACGACGCTTGCTTCGATGGCAAAGGAGTTTGCCTCCCGCGTCGCTGTCGACTGTGCAAACGAAGCCGTCCAGATCCACGGCGGATCGGGCTACGTCAACGACTTCGATGTCGAACGTCTCTACCGTGACGCCAAGATCACACAGATCTACGAAGGAACGACCGAAATCCAGAAGAACATCATCGCCCGCGAACTGATGGACAAAGGATTCTAA
- a CDS encoding 3-hydroxyacyl-CoA dehydrogenase/enoyl-CoA hydratase family protein: MDVDDIDSIAVLGAGNMGHGIAEVAALSGYEVTLRDINEEFVQNGYDQIEWSLGKLAENDRISEEDADNALEQITPLVDMEAAVSDADFIIEAVPEQMEIKKDVYSEVQEHAPEHTILASNTSSLSITDLSEVTERPEQFCGMHFFNPPVRMQLVEVISGEHTAEETLSVTEQLADSFDKSPVRVRKDTPGFIVNRILVPLMNEACWIVSEDDATKEEVDSTVKFDLGLPMGAFELGDQVGNDVTYHVLEYMNDVLGEAYAPAPLLEEVVEEERYGKKSGEGFYDYKNGDGAQIPTDVGSSEIKHRLLAVMANEVGNLVGNEVAPVEDIDEAVMLGAGFPEGPGKLADETGLETLVETLDERLEQNGASRYEASDYLRDRAQEGGFYDEEADDDTVEYEMIRVEYPGEMVGQIVIDRPHRMNTINIELLDELGAAIDAFESDDDVRAILITGEGEKAFSAGADVQSMATSAEPLQAIELSRTGQQTYGKLESCSMPVVAGIDGYCLGGGMELSMCADMRIASERSELGQPELNLGLLPGWGGTQRLQHIVGEGRAKEIILTADRYDAETMADYGFLNDVVSNDELASEAFELAADLAAGPPIATQFVKKAMLRGWEDTDAGLEIEAQAFGHLIGTDDLMEGITAFMGDGDPEFEGK, encoded by the coding sequence ATGGATGTAGATGATATCGATAGTATCGCGGTGCTCGGTGCCGGGAACATGGGTCACGGGATCGCCGAGGTGGCCGCACTCTCCGGCTACGAGGTCACGCTCCGCGATATCAACGAGGAGTTCGTTCAGAACGGCTACGATCAGATTGAGTGGAGTCTCGGAAAGCTCGCGGAGAACGATCGAATCAGCGAGGAGGACGCAGACAACGCGCTCGAACAGATCACGCCACTCGTCGACATGGAGGCTGCCGTTAGTGACGCCGATTTCATCATCGAAGCAGTCCCCGAGCAGATGGAGATCAAAAAGGACGTGTACAGCGAGGTACAAGAACACGCCCCAGAGCACACGATTCTCGCATCGAACACGTCGTCGCTTTCGATCACCGATCTCTCGGAAGTGACCGAACGGCCCGAGCAGTTCTGTGGGATGCATTTCTTCAACCCACCAGTGCGCATGCAGCTCGTTGAGGTCATCTCAGGCGAACACACCGCAGAAGAGACGCTTTCTGTGACCGAACAGCTCGCAGATTCGTTCGATAAGTCTCCTGTTCGCGTGCGAAAGGATACGCCTGGTTTCATCGTGAACCGGATTCTCGTTCCGCTGATGAACGAGGCGTGCTGGATCGTCTCCGAGGACGATGCGACCAAAGAAGAAGTCGACAGCACAGTCAAGTTCGACCTCGGTCTCCCGATGGGTGCATTCGAACTCGGCGATCAGGTCGGTAACGATGTCACCTATCACGTCCTCGAATACATGAACGACGTACTCGGCGAGGCGTACGCTCCTGCACCGTTGCTTGAGGAAGTTGTTGAGGAAGAACGCTACGGGAAAAAGAGCGGTGAAGGCTTCTACGACTACAAGAACGGCGATGGGGCACAGATCCCCACCGATGTTGGCAGCAGCGAGATCAAGCACCGTCTGCTCGCCGTGATGGCAAACGAAGTCGGCAATCTCGTCGGCAACGAGGTTGCACCGGTCGAGGACATCGACGAGGCCGTGATGCTCGGGGCCGGGTTCCCAGAAGGGCCAGGGAAACTCGCCGACGAAACGGGACTCGAAACGCTCGTCGAGACACTCGATGAACGGCTCGAACAGAACGGCGCATCGCGGTATGAGGCTTCGGACTACCTCCGCGATCGAGCCCAAGAAGGAGGATTTTACGACGAGGAAGCTGACGACGACACAGTCGAATACGAGATGATCCGCGTCGAGTACCCGGGCGAGATGGTTGGGCAGATCGTCATCGATCGTCCACACCGGATGAACACCATCAACATCGAACTGCTCGACGAATTGGGAGCAGCCATCGATGCGTTCGAATCCGACGACGACGTCCGCGCGATCCTCATTACGGGCGAGGGCGAGAAGGCGTTCTCTGCTGGAGCGGACGTGCAATCGATGGCCACGAGCGCAGAGCCGCTTCAGGCAATCGAACTCTCGCGGACGGGACAACAGACCTACGGTAAACTCGAATCGTGTTCGATGCCAGTCGTCGCTGGTATCGATGGCTACTGTCTCGGTGGCGGGATGGAACTCTCGATGTGCGCTGACATGCGTATCGCCTCTGAGCGTTCTGAACTCGGCCAACCCGAACTCAACCTTGGTCTGCTACCGGGATGGGGTGGCACGCAACGGCTCCAGCACATCGTTGGTGAGGGTCGAGCGAAGGAGATCATCCTGACCGCAGACCGCTACGACGCGGAGACGATGGCCGACTACGGATTCCTGAATGACGTCGTCTCGAACGACGAACTGGCGTCCGAGGCGTTCGAACTCGCTGCCGATCTCGCTGCCGGACCACCGATTGCGACACAGTTCGTCAAGAAAGCGATGCTACGCGGCTGGGAGGACACGGATGCCGGTCTCGAAATCGAAGCACAGGCGTTCGGTCACCTCATCGGTACCGACGACCTCATGGAAGGAATTACGGCCTTCATGGGCGATGGCGACCCTGAATTCGAAGGGAAGTAG
- a CDS encoding aminopeptidase, with protein MDPRIRQHAATIVNHSVDLQPGENVVISTPSVAEDLAVALHEVVGDIGGVPVYLADSDRADRAYLRAAGADGIETPEHLAALYENVDVLIRVRGGQNVTETSDVTPETMAANERAKKPISDIALSKRWCLTQFPCASFAQLAGMSTEAYEDFVWDAIDKDWDAQREHQQRMVDILDPASEIRIKSGDTTDITMSIDGMHTQNDYAEYNLPGGEVFTAPVPDSVEGEVLFDMPLYHQGREVENAHLVFEDGVVVEHSAETNENVLTSVLETDEGARRLGELGIGMNRDIDRFTYNMLFDEKMGDTVHMAVGNAYGDTVGPNRERNESAAHVDMIVDMSEESVIEVDGDVVQRNGRFVFEDEFES; from the coding sequence ATGGATCCACGAATCCGTCAGCACGCGGCGACCATCGTGAATCATTCCGTCGATCTCCAACCTGGCGAGAACGTCGTTATCAGTACACCATCTGTCGCAGAAGATCTCGCTGTTGCTCTCCACGAAGTAGTCGGTGACATCGGTGGTGTTCCTGTGTACTTAGCCGACAGCGACCGTGCTGATCGGGCGTATCTCCGAGCGGCCGGTGCAGATGGGATCGAGACGCCAGAGCACCTAGCAGCACTGTACGAGAATGTGGACGTGCTCATCCGAGTGCGTGGTGGTCAAAACGTCACTGAAACGAGTGATGTCACGCCCGAGACGATGGCCGCGAACGAGCGCGCGAAAAAGCCTATCAGCGATATTGCACTCTCGAAACGGTGGTGTCTCACCCAGTTCCCGTGCGCGAGCTTCGCTCAGCTCGCAGGGATGAGCACCGAAGCGTACGAGGATTTCGTTTGGGATGCGATCGATAAGGATTGGGACGCCCAACGCGAGCACCAACAGCGAATGGTCGATATTCTCGACCCGGCGAGTGAGATACGCATCAAGAGCGGTGACACGACCGACATCACCATGTCCATCGATGGAATGCACACCCAGAACGACTACGCAGAGTACAATCTCCCGGGCGGTGAGGTGTTCACCGCACCCGTCCCCGACTCCGTTGAGGGCGAAGTGCTGTTCGATATGCCTCTCTACCATCAAGGCCGCGAAGTCGAGAACGCACATCTCGTCTTCGAGGACGGCGTGGTCGTCGAACACAGCGCCGAGACGAACGAAAACGTGCTGACGTCGGTGCTCGAAACCGACGAGGGTGCACGACGGCTCGGGGAGTTGGGCATCGGGATGAACCGCGACATCGATCGGTTCACGTACAATATGCTCTTCGATGAGAAGATGGGCGACACCGTCCACATGGCCGTCGGAAACGCCTACGGCGACACTGTCGGTCCGAACCGCGAGCGCAACGAGAGCGCAGCACACGTCGATATGATCGTTGATATGAGCGAAGAGTCGGTCATCGAAGTCGATGGAGACGTGGTACAGCGAAATGGTCGATTCGTCTTCGAAGACGAATTCGAATCATAA
- a CDS encoding low specificity L-threonine aldolase, whose amino-acid sequence MIDLRSDTVTRPNDAMRESARDAEVGDDVYHEDPTVNELERRVADRLGFEDALFVPSGTMGNQVAARTHTDRGQEILLERDSHIYRWECAGLAQHASLQTRPIDGGKRGVITSGAVREGHVRANDHRPGTGLLALENTHNAKGGTAISPKTIDAAAKTAHDLGVPVHLDGARLANAAVAHDVALSRMTREVDSVMMCLSKGLGAPIGSMLAGSSAFIDRARRGRKLLGGGMRQAGIIAAPGMLALENVERLETDHENARLLAQSLDALQGLTAHEPETNIVLVETHSKASDFLTRCADAGVGGVEFDDHLVRFTTHWDIDRADIETAIERITKVIEKS is encoded by the coding sequence ATGATCGACCTTCGAAGTGACACCGTCACACGACCGAACGACGCGATGCGTGAGAGCGCGCGTGACGCTGAGGTTGGTGATGATGTGTATCACGAGGATCCGACAGTCAACGAACTCGAACGTCGTGTAGCCGATCGGCTGGGGTTCGAAGACGCGCTGTTCGTTCCTTCTGGGACAATGGGAAACCAAGTTGCGGCGCGGACACACACGGACCGCGGACAGGAGATTCTCCTCGAACGCGATAGCCACATCTACCGGTGGGAATGTGCTGGACTCGCCCAACACGCATCACTCCAAACGCGACCGATCGACGGCGGTAAGCGCGGCGTCATCACCTCTGGAGCTGTCCGCGAAGGGCACGTCCGCGCCAACGACCACCGTCCCGGTACGGGCCTCCTCGCGCTCGAAAACACACACAATGCGAAAGGCGGGACGGCCATCTCGCCCAAGACCATCGACGCAGCTGCAAAAACCGCTCACGATCTTGGAGTTCCGGTCCATCTCGATGGTGCACGCCTCGCTAACGCTGCTGTCGCTCACGACGTTGCGCTCTCTCGGATGACACGAGAAGTCGACTCCGTTATGATGTGTCTCTCGAAAGGACTCGGTGCTCCTATTGGTTCGATGCTTGCAGGATCGTCGGCGTTCATCGATCGCGCTAGACGGGGACGGAAGCTCCTCGGTGGGGGGATGCGACAGGCGGGCATCATTGCTGCGCCCGGTATGCTCGCGCTCGAAAACGTCGAACGCCTCGAAACAGATCACGAGAACGCCCGTCTGCTTGCTCAGTCACTCGATGCGCTCCAAGGACTCACCGCCCACGAACCGGAGACAAATATCGTTCTCGTCGAGACCCACTCCAAAGCGAGTGACTTTCTCACTCGGTGTGCCGATGCTGGCGTTGGCGGTGTCGAATTCGACGATCATCTCGTACGATTCACCACTCACTGGGATATTGATCGAGCAGACATCGAAACGGCTATTGAGCGGATCACTAAGGTCATCGAAAAGAGCTAG
- a CDS encoding metallophosphoesterase — MITVVSDTHGRDSHRLTDHALSAIREATLVLHAGDFVTESVLDAFEAESTRFAGVTGNNDSSTLRERLPVAQTVEYEGTRIALVHGHEHTDTGLALFGQQENADLLVVGHSHRPSFRYIGDLPVLNPGSHADPRWYRPAYAELELDPFRGRLIEPDGTLIDTFTV, encoded by the coding sequence ATGATCACTGTCGTTTCTGACACCCATGGCCGTGACTCCCATCGACTGACTGATCACGCGCTCAGCGCTATCCGCGAGGCCACCCTCGTGCTTCACGCAGGTGATTTCGTCACAGAATCCGTTCTCGATGCCTTCGAAGCCGAAAGCACACGATTTGCTGGCGTTACCGGTAACAACGATTCATCCACGCTTCGTGAGCGGCTTCCAGTGGCACAGACCGTCGAGTACGAAGGAACTCGTATCGCTCTAGTACACGGTCACGAACATACGGACACTGGACTCGCGCTGTTCGGACAGCAGGAAAACGCGGACCTCCTCGTTGTCGGACACTCTCACAGACCTTCCTTTCGCTATATCGGTGATCTCCCTGTTCTCAATCCGGGAAGTCACGCCGATCCGCGATGGTATCGTCCCGCGTACGCAGAACTCGAACTCGATCCGTTTCGAGGACGGCTCATCGAACCGGACGGAACGCTCATCGATACATTCACAGTGTAA
- a CDS encoding cation diffusion facilitator family transporter — MASSKSVVIAALFANAAITVLKFAGFLLTGSPAMLSETYHSVSDTGNQVFLLIGIRYSGREADDKHPFGYGKAQFFYSFLVAVLLFGIAGWESVTHGYHSIMHPHPVTTSTETLFGYQFPSHWVNYTVLIGAIAFETYALWKAYLGISRQMKEHNWESLSEAFRKTSDVTTLTALTEDFVAVAGAGIALFGIYLSRITGNPFYDAAASVFIGLLLMGFALALAWENKRLLLGESLPSGDERQLRAIVTQWDTVRHIDDFRTVFFGPEQLLVTADISFEDTMDTESIDEQITAIENALIEHNPQIEKVYIEPEM; from the coding sequence ATGGCAAGTAGTAAATCAGTCGTCATTGCAGCGTTATTCGCAAACGCAGCGATTACGGTTTTAAAATTCGCTGGGTTCCTCCTGACAGGAAGCCCAGCGATGCTCTCAGAAACATATCATTCGGTCTCTGATACGGGTAATCAGGTGTTTCTTCTCATTGGTATTCGCTACAGCGGCCGAGAAGCAGACGATAAGCATCCCTTCGGCTACGGAAAGGCACAGTTCTTCTACTCGTTCCTCGTCGCAGTCCTGTTGTTCGGCATCGCTGGCTGGGAGAGCGTGACGCACGGATACCACTCAATCATGCACCCACATCCAGTCACGACCTCCACGGAAACGCTGTTTGGCTACCAATTTCCCTCTCACTGGGTCAACTACACGGTGCTCATCGGGGCAATCGCCTTCGAGACTTACGCACTCTGGAAAGCGTATCTGGGCATTTCCCGGCAGATGAAAGAACACAACTGGGAGAGCCTTTCAGAAGCATTCCGGAAAACCAGCGATGTGACGACGCTGACGGCGCTCACCGAAGATTTCGTCGCTGTCGCTGGTGCCGGGATTGCCCTCTTCGGAATCTACCTCTCACGAATCACAGGCAATCCCTTCTACGATGCTGCTGCGTCAGTCTTCATCGGACTCTTGTTGATGGGCTTTGCACTCGCACTCGCGTGGGAGAACAAGCGCCTCCTGCTCGGAGAGAGTCTTCCGTCCGGAGACGAACGACAGCTGAGAGCGATCGTCACTCAGTGGGACACTGTTCGACATATTGACGACTTCCGAACGGTCTTTTTCGGACCCGAACAACTCCTCGTAACTGCCGACATCAGTTTCGAAGATACGATGGACACAGAGTCGATCGACGAACAGATAACGGCTATCGAGAACGCGCTCATAGAACACAATCCACAAATCGAGAAGGTCTACATCGAACCAGAGATGTAA
- a CDS encoding ATP-binding protein, with product MKREPRGAAHRYLSAALVGGIGVVTGSVHTYHFITDGPNSLLATISGIVLPLCLSLAMAGSGWWLVRSNITDKQVTRIVSWSTMGAVVFIISGLLIIQYQQAQGVMMSDRVFILIDSATGGMAIGFAFGLYATRIKRRTLQLDRYQRRLEQERDRFVALLDNLPDPVIQYEHVDGTPTIRAVNPAFDRVFDADGATVDGIQISEVVVPPNQERAAIDLDTDLHSDKTLQHEIRLKTSAGIRDFQLIVIPPAVATTDGTGHIIATDVTENKQHVRRLEVLNRVLRHDLRNHAGVIIGNADLLIDKLSETTRAETIRDTANKLVELGDTVQQIEHALDRNNETTETVSLPEVLDECVRRARNEYPEADIRTEIPSNENMAVWANDQIDLVFDNVIENAIEHNDATTPTVTITITSTHTFTTVEIADNGPGLPDRERQVLQEGTETQLKHSLGLGLWLISWIVVDSGGDVAFEDNDPHGSIVSIDLPKADSKTAETVNKRSASSTRFVSE from the coding sequence ATGAAAAGGGAGCCAAGAGGTGCTGCTCACAGGTATCTGAGCGCAGCACTCGTCGGTGGGATCGGAGTAGTGACTGGTTCGGTTCACACCTATCACTTCATTACCGATGGTCCTAATTCGCTCCTCGCAACCATCAGTGGTATTGTTCTCCCGTTGTGTCTTTCGCTGGCGATGGCTGGTTCTGGATGGTGGCTCGTGCGGAGCAATATAACGGACAAACAAGTCACCAGAATCGTCAGCTGGAGCACCATGGGGGCAGTGGTGTTCATTATCTCGGGTTTGTTGATAATTCAATATCAGCAGGCACAAGGCGTCATGATGAGCGACCGCGTGTTCATACTCATAGACAGCGCGACGGGAGGAATGGCTATTGGCTTCGCCTTCGGATTGTACGCAACTCGGATCAAGCGCCGAACATTGCAGTTAGATCGGTATCAACGCCGGTTAGAACAAGAACGCGACCGATTCGTAGCACTACTCGATAATCTCCCAGATCCAGTCATCCAGTACGAGCATGTGGACGGTACACCGACAATTCGCGCCGTTAATCCAGCATTCGATCGGGTATTCGATGCTGATGGTGCGACTGTCGACGGAATTCAGATCAGTGAAGTCGTCGTTCCCCCTAATCAGGAGCGCGCAGCCATCGATCTCGATACTGATCTCCACTCCGACAAGACGCTACAACACGAAATTCGACTGAAGACATCAGCAGGTATCCGCGATTTTCAACTGATTGTCATCCCGCCAGCAGTCGCTACGACAGACGGAACTGGACACATCATCGCAACAGATGTTACCGAGAATAAACAGCACGTGAGACGATTAGAGGTTCTAAACCGTGTCCTGCGACACGATCTGCGCAACCATGCTGGGGTCATTATTGGCAACGCTGACCTGCTGATCGACAAATTATCGGAAACAACCCGAGCAGAAACAATACGGGATACAGCCAATAAGCTCGTCGAGTTAGGCGATACAGTCCAGCAGATAGAGCACGCACTCGATCGCAACAACGAGACGACAGAGACAGTCTCTCTGCCTGAAGTACTCGATGAATGTGTCAGGCGCGCTCGCAATGAGTACCCAGAAGCCGATATTAGGACCGAGATACCCTCGAATGAGAACATGGCTGTGTGGGCAAATGATCAGATTGACTTAGTGTTCGATAATGTGATCGAGAACGCCATTGAGCACAACGATGCTACAACCCCAACTGTCACAATAACGATTACGAGCACGCACACCTTCACTACCGTCGAAATAGCAGACAATGGTCCGGGACTTCCTGATCGAGAACGACAGGTCCTACAGGAGGGGACAGAAACACAGCTAAAGCATTCGCTTGGCTTGGGACTGTGGCTCATTAGTTGGATCGTCGTTGACTCGGGCGGTGACGTAGCGTTTGAGGATAATGATCCACACGGCAGTATCGTTTCGATCGATCTCCCGAAAGCAGATAGCAAGACGGCAGAGACGGTCAATAAGCGATCTGCATCGTCAACGAGATTCGTGAGTGAGTAG
- a CDS encoding H-type lectin domain-containing protein: MVRDKSRRRFLQLAAAGATSAGVSRIATTRGRALPAVGGPSVIGQTGRIVAGQSDPDRWARVSFDIPFALTPVVIMNPVTANETAPVDVHIRKVTRNGFEFRLEEWDYQDGEHAAEELHFLAMARGVHELVGALLNAEAGFVAANTTAQSVSFTQSFSQRPTVFAQAQTHNGRRGDAAGKGDSITTRVDVAGTNQFTVKLQEQERYRQFHRSETVGYIALEPGEGILDPPLGKLDSILGGFEVDATTQTVTHDEYPLEFANDYDSPICLADMQTLAGHNTATTRVSDIDGTGATVAVEEEQSADTEVEHVPEAIGYAVFEDDALLYV, from the coding sequence ATGGTCCGAGACAAGTCTCGTCGCCGATTTTTGCAATTGGCGGCTGCTGGTGCAACATCAGCCGGAGTTAGTCGTATCGCAACTACCCGAGGGCGGGCACTGCCTGCCGTCGGTGGTCCCTCGGTCATCGGCCAAACTGGCCGAATCGTCGCTGGTCAGAGCGATCCTGACCGCTGGGCCCGTGTCTCATTTGATATCCCGTTTGCACTCACCCCCGTCGTTATCATGAACCCCGTCACCGCAAACGAGACGGCCCCCGTCGATGTCCACATCCGGAAGGTTACCCGGAACGGCTTTGAGTTCCGCCTCGAAGAGTGGGATTACCAAGACGGCGAGCACGCCGCCGAAGAACTACACTTCCTTGCGATGGCACGCGGTGTCCACGAACTCGTCGGCGCACTCCTCAACGCCGAAGCCGGCTTCGTCGCCGCTAACACCACTGCACAGAGCGTCTCCTTCACGCAGTCGTTCTCCCAGCGCCCCACCGTCTTCGCACAAGCACAGACGCATAATGGCCGCCGCGGCGATGCCGCCGGCAAGGGCGATTCCATCACCACCCGCGTCGACGTCGCGGGCACCAACCAGTTCACCGTCAAACTCCAAGAACAGGAGCGATACCGACAGTTCCACCGCTCGGAAACGGTTGGCTACATCGCCCTCGAACCCGGTGAGGGCATCCTCGATCCGCCGCTTGGCAAGCTCGATTCGATCCTCGGCGGCTTCGAAGTCGACGCCACCACCCAGACCGTCACGCACGACGAGTACCCACTCGAGTTCGCAAACGACTACGACTCACCCATCTGCCTCGCCGACATGCAGACACTCGCCGGGCACAACACCGCCACCACCCGCGTGAGCGATATCGACGGAACTGGTGCAACCGTCGCTGTCGAGGAAGAACAGAGTGCTGACACCGAAGTCGAACACGTCCCCGAAGCCATCGGCTACGCCGTCTTCGAAGACGACGCCCTCCTCTACGTCTGA